The sequence below is a genomic window from Triticum dicoccoides isolate Atlit2015 ecotype Zavitan unplaced genomic scaffold, WEW_v2.0 scaffold103185, whole genome shotgun sequence.
CGCCATGCTCCTTAGCCGGACGCCGCCCCGGGTGAGGCAGCACCGCAAGGAACTAGACGCGTTCATGGACACCGTCGTCCAGGAGCACCAGGAGAACCGCCGGgcagacgacgacgatgacgaggaccTGCTTGACGTGCTCCTGAGGATCCAGCGGAAAGGCGACCTGCAGTTCCCCTTGTCGACCGAAATGATCAAGTCGGTCGTACAGGACATATTCGCCGGTGGCAGCGAGACAGCAGCGACGACACTGCAATGGGCCATGTCCGAGCTGGTGAGGAGCCCTAGAGTGATGCGGAAGGTGCAGGACGAGGCCCAGCTGGCGCTCGCCGGCCAGACCACGGTGACCGAGTCCTCCCTCGCCGACCTCAAGTACATGCGCCTAGTGGTCAAGGAGGTGCTCCGCCTGCACCCGCcggcgccgctgctgctgccgcggGAGTGCCGGAGCGACGGTTGCCAAGTCCTTGGCTACGACGTGCCCAAGGGCACCATGGTGCTCGTCAATGCGTGGGCCATTTGCAGGGACCCCACGCACTGGGACGCCGCCGAGGAGTTTATGCCAGAGAGGTTCGAGCGCGGTGACGCCGCGGACTTCAAGGGGGCTGACATGGAGTACACGCCGTTCGGGGCGGGCCGGCGGATGTGCCCCGGGATGTCCTTCGGGCTGGCAAACGTGGAGCTCGCTCTCGCCGGGCTGCTGTACCACTTCGACTGGGAGCTGCCGGGCGGAGCGGAGGCCGGGGAgctggacatggcggaggagatggGCGTCACCGTGCGCCGCCGCAACGACCTCGTGCTT
It includes:
- the LOC119342727 gene encoding zealexin A1 synthase-like; amino-acid sequence: MASLPLLLLLAVVLLLWLHRRRQRRLRAPALRLPPSPWPLPLLGHLLHLARDLPHRALRDLAQRHGPLLLLRLGGLPIVVASSADAARELMVSHDVDFASRYLSRMARLSIQPGAEGIFFAPYGAQWRQLRKICTVELLSARRVLSFRPTRQEEAARLLRAVAASRAMVNLSGLLAAYAADSSVRTIIGSRFKDRDGFLELVSTGSKLFAGMSLPDLYPSSRLAMLLSRTPPRVRQHRKELDAFMDTVVQEHQENRRADDDDDEDLLDVLLRIQRKGDLQFPLSTEMIKSVVQDIFAGGSETAATTLQWAMSELVRSPRVMRKVQDEAQLALAGQTTVTESSLADLKYMRLVVKEVLRLHPPAPLLLPRECRSDGCQVLGYDVPKGTMVLVNAWAICRDPTHWDAAEEFMPERFERGDAADFKGADMEYTPFGAGRRMCPGMSFGLANVELALAGLLYHFDWELPGGAEAGELDMAEEMGVTVRRRNDLVLVPVVRVPVPLN